In Rutidosis leptorrhynchoides isolate AG116_Rl617_1_P2 chromosome 6, CSIRO_AGI_Rlap_v1, whole genome shotgun sequence, the DNA window CCGTACATTTCTGCAGTACCATTTTTAGCTTTACCCATTACCGTGGAAAAAACATCATCTGGTCCAGGTGCATCAGTTGCACCATCACCGAGTTTCTCGGTTAGGTCTTTCATTTGTTTCTGCATAAAAGAGATAGTAAATCATTGATATTTGATTCAATAATATGACCAGTATATATATAGGAGATGGCATCGATATACATGGAAAATTGTCAACTAATTTGTGAGCTATAAAAAGGATAACTATCATATTATAATTCTACTCTGATATTCGATATATGCAATGCCCAATCACAGTATAGCCCAATCACAGTATATGCAATGCTTACCCTTGTAACTAATTAAATTAAAGATATGGTTAATAGATATTTTCTTTTATCTCTGACCTAAAAGTATACTTCAAATTAAATAAAAACCTCACAAGTGGTTTATGGtgattaacatatatataaatatacatctacTGATATCATGTGTAGGATATATTTGATCTACTTTTGTAAAATTACTTACAAAGACACGAGCAGCTTCACCTTCACCGATTTTGTAACATTCCTTAAACATATCCACCCTAGTTGGCTCTCTTCCCAACTTCACCTACAATGAGTAAAACCGAGGTAACTATTAACGATGTATATTCAAAAGCTATAAGTACTATATAAATAATTCCCCCATGATATATTACCTTCAGTTCTTCACGAATTCTTGCAAAACTTTTTTTCCCCGTCATTTGTGACAACTTCTTTTTAGCCCTATTGTCTTTGTTTTTTTCGGTCATCTCCTGAAAAAGAAAAGAGCGGTCAGTATTCGAGGAGATCAAATCACGATGGTTAGTCTATCTACATGAAATTGTAAGAATATATCATACCATCACATTATCTCTGGTCCAATATTTAAGAAGTCTTCTCCAGTGTCTTTTGGTTAGTTGTAGAGATGGTGACTTTAATAGCTCCTCCATTGGTTTAGACGGGTCAAAGTAACATTCTTTAACTCTTGCTCTCCAATTTTTCATCTTGCGCCCATATTATTGGAGTATCCACAAATTAGCAGTTGGTGGAATATCAAACTTTGtctacaaattatatataaaaaaaacatataAATCACATGCATGAGAACAAAAAAAAACATATTATCACACAGATTTTAAAATATGTACCCTTAAGAACTTCATCAACTTATCCT includes these proteins:
- the LOC139853867 gene encoding uncharacterized protein, whose translation is MKNWRARVKECYFDPSKPMEELLKSPSLQLTKRHWRRLLKYWTRDNVMEMTEKNKDNRAKKKLSQMTGKKSFARIREELKVKLGREPTRVDMFKECYKIGEGEAARVFKQMKDLTEKLGDGATDAPGPDDVFSTVMGKAKNGTAEMYGLGVRANHLWGAGPSRLAVSKANAQLMSRNAQLEEENARLKA